One window of the Trifolium pratense cultivar HEN17-A07 linkage group LG2, ARS_RC_1.1, whole genome shotgun sequence genome contains the following:
- the LOC123911159 gene encoding oligopeptide transporter 7-like has product MEASSSHEENDHITSPLLSKEDETEEENSPIKQVALTVPTTDDPSLPVLTFRMWVLGTLSCVLLSFLNQFFWYRTEPLTITAISAQIAVVPLGQLMASKITKRVFFKGKSWEFTLNPGPFNVKEHVLITIFANSGAGTVYAIHVVTAVKIYYHQHISFAVSLLVVLTTQVLGFGWAGIFRRYLVEPAAMWWPANLVQVSLFRALHEKEERTKGGLTRSQFFVISFLCSFAYYVFPGYIFQMLTSLSWICWVFPNSVLAQQLGSGLNGLGIGAIGLDWSAVSAYLGSPLASPWFATANVAVGFVFVMYIITPLCYWFNVYNAKTFPIFSNKLFTSKGEIYNITNIIDSNFHMDLAAYEKQGRLHLSTFFAMTYGVGFAALTATIVHVALFHGREIWEQSKSSFNEKSMDIHTKLMRRYKQVPEWWFVCILIATIATTIFACEYYNEQLQLPWWGVLLACGIAIFFTLPIGIITAITNQSPGLNIITEYIIGYIYPGYPVANMCFKVYGYISMSQAITFLQDFKLGHYMKIPPRTMFMAQVVGTVIAGLVYLSTAWWLMESIPDICKETSSVWTCPSDTVFYDASVIWGLIGPRRIFGNLGTYQNVNWFFLGGAIAPLLVWLATKAFPQQEWIKLINMPVLIGATGMMPPATAVNFTSWIIVGFLSGFVVYRYKPEWWQRHNYVLSGALDAGLAFMGVVLYFCLGLEEISIDWWGNNLDGCPLAHCPTAKGIEVQGCPLFT; this is encoded by the exons ATGGAAGCATCTTCATCACACGAAGAAAATGATCATATCACATCCCCTCTcc TATCTAAGGAGGATGAAACGGAGGAAGAAAACTCTCCGATCAAACAAGTGGCTCTAACGGTGCCAACAACCGACGACCCTTCTCTACCGGTTCTCACGTTTCGAATGTGGGTACTAGGAACCCTTTCATGTGTTCTTTTATCATTCCtcaaccaatttttttggtACCGAACGGAACCTCTTACTATTACAGCAATCTCTGCTCAAATTGCTGTTGTTCCTTTGGGTCAACTCATGGCTTCAAAAATCACAAAACGTGTTTTCTTCAAAGGAAAATCATGGGAATTCACATTGAATCCTGGTCCTTTCAATGTCAAAGAACATGTtcttattactatttttgctaACTCTGGTGCTGGCACTGTTTATGCCATTCATGTTGTTACCGCTGTCAAAATTTATTACCACCAGCATATCTCATTTGCTGTTTCTTTGCTTGTAGTCCTCACCACTCAG GTATTGGGTTTCGGATGGGCTGGTATATTTAGAAGATATTTGGTTGAGCCAGCGGCAATGTGGTGGCCAGCAAATTTAGTTCAAGTTTCACTCTTCAG GGCCCTGCACGAGAAGGAGGAAAGAACAAAAGGAGGCTTAACAAGATCTCAATTTTTCGTTATCTCATTCTTATGCAGCTTTGCATACTATGTTTTCCCTGGTTACATTTTCCAAATGTTAACCTCACTCTCTTGGATATGTTGGGTATTTCCCAATAGTGTATTGGCCCAACAACTCGGGTCGGGCCTAAATGGTCTCGGCATCGGTGCAATTGGACTTGATTGGTCTGCCGTTTCAGCTTATCTTGGAAGCCCACTTGCAAGCCCATGGTTTGCAACTGCAAATGTTGCAGTTGGATTTGTGTTTGTTATGTACATTATCACTCCATTGTGCTATTGGTTCAATGTTTACAATGCTAAAACCTTTCCTATTTTCTCTAATAAACTTTTTACCTCAAAAGGTGAAATTTATAACATTACGAATATAATTGACTCTAATTTCCATATGGACCTTGCTGCTTATGAAAAACAAGGAAGACTCCACCTTAGTACTTTCTTTGCCATGACTTATGGTGTTGGTTTTGCTGCACTTACTGCTACTATTGTGCATGTTGCTCTCTTTCATGGAAG agaaataTGGGAGCAAAGCAAATCAAGTTTTAATGAAAAGAGCATGGACATCCACACAAAGCTTATGAGGAGGTACAAACAAGTTCCTGAGTGGTGGTTTGTGTGCATACTCATAGCAACCATTGCAACTACCATTTTTGCTTGTGAATATTACAATGAACAGCTTCAATTGCCTTGGTGGGGTGTTCTGTTAGCATGTGGCATTGCAATCTTCTTCACCCTCCCCATTGGTATAATAACAGCAATCACAAACCAG AGTCCAGGACTGAACATAATCACAGAGTACATCATAGGATATATCTACCCTGGATATCCTGTAGCTAACATGTGCTTCAAGGTTTATGGTTACATTAGTATGTCACAAGCCATCACTTTCTTGCAAGACTTCAAACTCGGTCACTACATGAAAATCCCGCCAAGAACCATGTTCATGGCACAG GTTGTCGGAACTGTAATTGCGGGTCTAGTGTATTTGAGTACTGCATGGTGGTTAATGGAAAGCATACCAGACATATGCAAAGAAACATCCTCAGTTTGGACATGTCCAAGTGACACAGTGTTCTATGATGCATCAGTTATTTGGGGTTTAATTGGTCCAAGAAGAATATTTGGAAACTTAGGAACCTACCAAAATGTGAATTGGTTCTTCCTAGGTGGAGCCATTGCTCCTTTACTAGTTTGGTTAGCTACAAAGGCATTTCCACAACAAGAATGGATTAAACTCATCAACATGCCTGTATTGATAGGTGCTACTGGAATGATGCCACCAGCTACTGCAGTGAATTTTACTAGTTGGATCATTGTTGGATTTCTGTCTGGTTTTGTTGTGTATCGGTATAAACCGGAGTGGTGGCAGCGTCATAattatgtgttatctggtgcaTTGGATGCTGGTCTTGCTTTCATGGGTGtggttttatatttttgtttgggATTAGAGGAAATTAGTATTGATTGGTGGGGAAATAATCTTGATGGTTGTCCCTTAGCTCATTGTCCAACTGCTAAAGGAATTGAGGTTCAAGGTTGTCCTCTTTTCACTTAA
- the LOC123905346 gene encoding uncharacterized protein LOC123905346 translates to MRENDIFVLGKVKDFLGVMSEASKRLENDAKDHPEEYDIENESEVIEMDLMLGVADLHTPEAEAEAEAVAAAESAISGCQPMISLAADGSEIDSKEESSVDEDDEIDSNVDLCDYGNDGKKPSSLDQKHTSNKDFDHEKQKRNRHSKKRPTIVELS, encoded by the exons ATGAGGGAGAATGACAtatttg TTTTAGGGAAAGTTAAGGACTTCCTAGGAGTTATGTCAGAAGCAAGTAAGCGGCTGGAGAATGATGCTAag GACCATCCAGAGGAATATGATATTGAAAATGAATCCGAAGTTATTGAAATG GATTTGATGCTTGGTGTTGCTGATCTTCATACACCTGAGGCTGAGGCTGAGGCTGAGGCTGTGGCTGCTGCAGAGTCAGCTATTTCAGGTTGCCAGCCCATGATTTCATTGGCTGCTGATGGTAGTGAAATAGACTCAAAAGAAGAAAGCAgtgttgatgaagatgatgaaattGATAGCAATGTTGATCTATGTGATTATGGAAACGATGGTAAAAAGCCTTCGTCTCTTGATCAAAAACATACTTCTAATAAGGATTTTGACCAtgaaaaacagaaaagaaaTCGCCATTCCAAAAAGCGTCCGACTATAGTTGAGCTATCATGA
- the LOC123911160 gene encoding zinc finger MYM-type protein 1-like, producing the protein MEKYFKRKSTSESQQVNEMENTSTQQIGPSFKKSFLDVDLENLPADPGERNQMLCYHPNDRDEIRRAYLQKGPCQPKEHNFPQRQFGSSLRKFNPDWFLEFGNWLEYSVSKDAVFCLCCYLMRYEIGENKGWDAFVTEGFSNWKKKERLSIHVGGPNSAHNHAWRKCNALMNQKQHIEVAINKQSDLIKREYRIHLTATVDCIRLILKLGIAFRGDDESVNSKRKGNFLEILHFLTSHNEEIDKVLRQCRGNLKLVAPDIQKDIVKAAARETSKAIICDINGDLFSILIDESRDSSVKEQMSLVLRYVDKKGHVIERFFSVVHVANTSAISLKLSLESLFAKYNLSLSRVRGQGYDGASNMQGEFNGLKSLILKEHKCAFYVHCFAHQLQLALVAVAKKDDDIAWFFIQINNLSNIVGASCKRRDIFRENQSLNVNEGLESGEISSGRGLNQESTLTRAGDTRWGSHYGTLLRLVSLFPSVCDVLDTIVKEGSKAEQRVEARLLKNTLQSFEFIFKLLLMRNILGITNDLSQALQRKDQDIVNAMTFVKVSKARLQNMREDGWCNLLDEVTLFCKKKDIEIVNMDDVFTLHGKPKRNVETVSNLHHFQVEVFYKVIDRQLQELNNRFTEVNSELLICVASLNPQDSFFAFDKEKLINMARFYPSEFSSVELIGLDNQLENYIMDVRSSEQFSNLHGISDLSGMMVETKKHIAYPMVYLLLKLALLLPVATATVERSFSAMNFVKNQLRNRMGNDFLNNCLVTYIESEVFDSVENENIMQYFQNMQSRRGQL; encoded by the coding sequence ATGGAGaaatatttcaaaagaaaatcaacatcAGAATCTCAACAAGTTAATGAAATGGAAAATACATCAACACAACAAATAGGGCCATCCtttaaaaaatcattcttagatGTTGATTTGGAAAATCTTCCTGCTGATCCTGGAGAGAGGAATCAAATGTTGTGTTATCATCCAAACGATCGAGATGAAATTCGAAGAGCTTATCTACAAAAAGGGCCTTGCCAACCAAAGGAGCATAATTTTCCGCAAAGACAATTTGGGTCGTCTTTACGTAAGTTTAATCCTGATTGGTTTCTTGAATTTGGTAATTGGTTGGAATATAGTGTATCAAAAGATGCtgtgttttgtttatgttgttaTCTTATGAGATATGAGATAGGAGAAAACAAAGGTTGGGATGCATTTGTTACCGAAGGATTTTCAAACTGGAAAAAGAAAGAGAGGCTCAGCATCCATGTTGGAGGCCCTAATAGTGCTCACAATCATGCTTGGAGAAAATGTAATGCACTGATGAATCAAAAACAACATATTGAGGTTGCTATTAACAAACAATCTGACTTGATCAAGAGGGAATATCGAATTCATTTAACTGCAACAGTTGATTGTATTCGACTTATTTTGAAGTTGGGGATAGCATTTCGCGGTGATGATGAATCAGTGAACTCAAAGAGAAAAGGTAATTTTCTCGAGATTCTACATTTTCTTACTAGTCATAATGAAGAGATTGATAAAGTATTGAGACAATGTCGTGGGAATCTCAAATTAGTGGCACCTGACATTCAAAAAGATATTGTGAAAGCCGCTGCTCGTGAGACCTCAAAAGCTATTATTTGTGATATTAATGGTGATTTGTTCTCCATTTTAATTGATGAATCTCGAGACAGTTCGGTTAAGGAGCAAATGTCTCTTGTTTTACGTTATGTAGACAAGAAAGGGCATGTCATTGAGAGGTTTTTTAGTGTTGTCCATGTTGCAAATACAAGTGCTATATCTTTAAAGTTATCATTAGAGTCACTATTTGCAAAGTACAATTTAAGCTTGTCAAGAGTTCGTGGACAAGGATATGATGGAGCTAGTAATATGCAAGGCGAATTTAATGGCCTGAAAAGTTTGATCTTAAAAGAACATAAATGTGCATTCTATGTTCATTGTTTTGCTCACCAACTCCAATTGGCACTTGTGGCGGTTGCTAAAAAGGATGATGATATTGCTTGGTTTTTCATTCAAATTAACAATTTATCTAATATTGTTGGAGCATCGTGCAAGCGCCGAGATATTTTTAGAGAAAATCAATCTCTTAATGTAAATGAAGGATTAGAAAGTGGAGAAATTTCTAGTGGTCGTGGCTTGAATCAAGAAAGCACACTAACAAGAGCTGGAGATACTAGATGGGGTTCACATTATGGTACATTATTGAGGTTAGTTTCTTTGTTTCCTTCTGTGTGTGATGTGCTTGATACAATTGTGAAAGAAGGCTCAAAAGCAGAACAAAGAGTTGAAGCCCGTCTATTGAAGAATACTTTGCAATCTTTtgagtttatttttaaattgctTTTGATGAGAAATATATTGGGAATTACTAATGATTTGTCTCAAGCATTGCAAAGAAAAGATCAAGATATTGTAAATGCTATGACATTTGTTAAAGTGTCAAAGGCAAGATTGCAAAACATGAGAGAAGATGGTTGGTGTAATTTACTTGATGAAGTGACATTGTTTTGTAAGAAGAAAGATATTGAAATTGTAAATATGGATGATGTATTCACATTACATGGGAAACCAAAGCGTAATGTTGAAACAGTTTCAAACTTGCATCACTTTCAAGTTGAAGTATTTTATAAAGTGATTGATAGACAACTTCAAGAGCTTAATAACAGATTTACAGAGGTGAATAGTGAATTGCTTATTTGTGTAGCAAGCTTAAATCCACAAGATTCATTTTTTGCATTTGACAAGGAAAAATTGATTAATATGGCTCGATTTTATCCGTCGGAATTTTCTTCTGTGGAGCTTATTGGACTCGACAATCAACTTGAAAATTATATCATGGATGTTCGTTCTAGTGAACAATTTTCTAATTTACATGGAATTAGTGATCTTTCAGGAATGATGGTGGAAACTAAAAAACACATTGCTTATCCAATGGTTTATTTACTTCTAAAGTTGGCATTACTTTTGCCTGTGGCAACTGCAACAGTTGAAAGGAGTTTCTCAGCAATGAATTTTGTGAAGAACCAATTGCGCAACCGTATGGGGAATGACTTTCTGAATAATTGTTTAGTCACATACATAGAGAGTGAGGTATTTGAtagtgttgaaaatgaaaatatcatGCAATACTTTCAAAATATGCAGTCCCGTAGAGGGCAATTGTAA